A window from Synechococcus sp. RSCCF101 encodes these proteins:
- a CDS encoding urease subunit gamma, whose protein sequence is MHLNPQEKDKLLIVTAALLAERRLARGLKLNHPESVAWLSFQVLEGARDGRSVADLMAEGSTWLSRDQVMEGVPELVHEVQIEATFPDGTKLVTLHDPIR, encoded by the coding sequence ATGCACCTCAACCCACAGGAGAAGGACAAGCTGCTGATCGTCACCGCGGCGCTCCTGGCGGAGCGCCGGCTGGCGCGGGGCCTGAAGCTCAACCACCCCGAATCGGTGGCCTGGCTCAGCTTTCAGGTGCTCGAAGGCGCCCGCGACGGCCGCAGCGTCGCCGACCTGATGGCCGAGGGCAGCACCTGGCTGAGCCGCGATCAGGTCATGGAGGGGGTGCCGGAGCTGGTGCACGAGGTGCAGATCGAAGCCACCTTCCCCGATGGCACCAAGCTCGTGACCCTGCACGATCCGATCCGATGA
- a CDS encoding PilZ domain-containing protein has protein sequence MSGSKAVMPSTPDEQPGAASDDLAGCDNPSGLAVGTELTPVELVPLSEDDAAANRRDAERFAVGACRPIAIRALNGPEDQPGAWIVADILDLSTTGCCLLVMDGESYPVGQTVEIDVRAHPDFGLGALRSHLRWFVHSDFVHTVGLLFQEPLDRIPSLLPCRRSGVRDPLE, from the coding sequence ATGTCCGGCAGCAAGGCTGTGATGCCCTCCACCCCCGATGAGCAGCCGGGGGCGGCCAGCGATGACCTCGCCGGCTGCGACAACCCGTCCGGGCTTGCGGTGGGCACGGAGCTCACCCCGGTGGAACTGGTGCCCCTCAGCGAGGACGATGCCGCAGCCAATCGGCGCGATGCCGAGCGCTTCGCCGTGGGCGCCTGTCGCCCGATCGCCATTCGCGCGCTCAACGGCCCGGAGGACCAGCCGGGGGCCTGGATCGTGGCCGACATCCTCGATCTCAGTACCACGGGCTGCTGCCTGCTGGTGATGGACGGGGAGTCCTATCCCGTAGGCCAGACGGTGGAGATTGACGTGCGCGCCCATCCCGACTTCGGTCTGGGTGCACTGCGCTCCCATCTGCGCTGGTTTGTGCACTCCGATTTTGTCCACACCGTCGGGCTGCTGTTTCAGGAGCCCCTCGACCGCATTCCCTCCCTGCTGCCCTGCCGTCGCTCGGGGGTGCGCGACCCGCTCGAGTAG
- a CDS encoding urease subunit beta, with the protein MIPGELLPEPGTLDLNRGRPTLLLEVANRGDRPVQVGSHFHFHEANDALAFDRDAALGMRLDIPAGTAVRFEPGDSREVRLIPLAGRRHVVGFNGLVNGPLD; encoded by the coding sequence ATGATCCCCGGAGAACTGCTGCCGGAACCCGGCACGCTCGATCTCAATCGCGGCCGCCCGACCCTGCTGCTGGAGGTGGCCAACCGCGGCGACCGGCCGGTGCAGGTGGGCTCCCACTTCCACTTTCACGAGGCCAACGACGCCCTGGCCTTCGACCGGGATGCCGCCCTGGGCATGCGGCTCGACATCCCGGCCGGCACCGCGGTGCGCTTCGAGCCCGGCGACAGCCGCGAGGTGCGGCTGATCCCCCTGGCCGGCCGGCGCCACGTGGTGGGCTTCAACGGCCTGGTCAACGGTCCGCTCGACTGA
- the ureC gene encoding urease subunit alpha — translation MAYRMDRRAYAETYGPTTGDRLRLADTDLILEVERDATTYGEEVKFGGGKVIRDGMGQSQASRAQGAVDTVITNALILDWWGIVKADVGLRDGRICAIGKAGNPDVQPGVDIVIGPGTEAIAGEGHVLTAGAIDTHIHFICPQQVETALASGVTTLLGGGTGPATGTNATTCTPGAFHLARMLQAAEGLPVNLGFYGKGNASTAEAIEEQVRAGACGLKLHEDWGTTPAAIDCCLSVADRFDVQVCIHTDTLNEAGFVEDTIRAIGDRTIHTFHTEGAGGGHAPDIIRICGEANVLPSSTNPTRPYTRNTLEEHLDMLMVCHHLDPSIPEDVAFAESRIRRETIAAEDILHDLGAFSIIASDSQAMGRVGEVITRTFQTAHKMKVQRGPLSEDSADPSGVRNDNARLKRYIAKVTINPAIAHGIDSQVGSVEVGKLADLVLWKPGFFAVKPELVIKGGSIVWAQMGDPNASIPTPGPVHGRPMFAAFGGATAPSCLTFLSQAAMDADLPRQLGLRTPCVPVIRTRGIGKRAMRNNDALPAIAVNPQTYEVTADGELLTCEPAEVLPMAQRYNLF, via the coding sequence ATGGCCTACCGGATGGATCGCCGGGCCTATGCCGAAACCTACGGGCCCACCACCGGTGATCGGCTCCGACTGGCCGACACGGACCTGATCCTGGAGGTGGAGCGCGATGCCACCACCTACGGCGAGGAGGTGAAGTTCGGCGGCGGCAAGGTGATCCGCGACGGCATGGGCCAGAGCCAGGCCAGCCGCGCCCAGGGGGCGGTGGACACCGTGATCACCAATGCCCTGATCCTCGACTGGTGGGGCATCGTCAAGGCCGATGTTGGCCTGCGGGACGGCCGCATCTGCGCCATCGGCAAGGCCGGCAACCCGGATGTTCAGCCCGGCGTCGACATCGTGATCGGCCCCGGCACCGAGGCCATCGCCGGCGAGGGGCACGTCCTCACCGCCGGTGCGATCGACACCCACATCCACTTCATCTGTCCCCAGCAGGTGGAGACGGCCCTGGCCTCCGGCGTCACCACCCTGCTGGGGGGCGGGACGGGTCCGGCCACCGGCACCAACGCCACCACATGCACCCCCGGGGCCTTCCACCTGGCCCGCATGCTCCAGGCCGCCGAGGGGCTGCCGGTGAACCTGGGCTTCTACGGCAAGGGCAACGCCAGCACCGCCGAGGCGATCGAGGAGCAGGTGCGGGCCGGGGCCTGCGGCCTCAAGCTGCACGAGGACTGGGGCACCACCCCGGCGGCGATCGACTGCTGCCTGAGCGTGGCCGACCGCTTCGACGTGCAGGTCTGCATCCACACCGACACCCTCAACGAGGCCGGCTTCGTGGAGGACACGATCCGGGCCATCGGGGACCGGACCATCCACACCTTCCACACCGAGGGGGCCGGCGGCGGCCACGCGCCGGACATCATCCGCATCTGCGGGGAAGCCAACGTGCTGCCCAGCTCGACCAACCCCACCCGGCCCTACACCCGCAACACGCTCGAGGAGCACCTCGACATGCTGATGGTGTGCCACCACCTTGATCCCTCGATCCCGGAGGACGTGGCCTTCGCCGAATCGCGCATCCGGCGCGAGACGATCGCCGCCGAGGACATCCTGCACGACCTGGGCGCCTTCAGCATCATCGCCAGCGACTCCCAGGCGATGGGCCGGGTCGGTGAGGTGATCACCCGCACCTTCCAGACGGCCCACAAGATGAAGGTGCAGCGCGGCCCGCTCAGCGAGGACAGCGCCGATCCGAGCGGTGTGCGCAACGACAACGCCCGCCTCAAGCGGTACATCGCCAAGGTCACGATCAACCCGGCCATCGCCCACGGCATCGACAGCCAGGTGGGCTCGGTGGAGGTGGGCAAGCTCGCCGACCTGGTGCTCTGGAAGCCGGGCTTCTTCGCCGTCAAACCCGAGCTGGTGATCAAGGGCGGATCGATCGTCTGGGCCCAGATGGGCGACCCCAACGCCTCGATTCCCACCCCCGGCCCCGTGCACGGCCGGCCGATGTTCGCCGCCTTCGGCGGCGCCACCGCCCCCTCCTGCCTCACCTTCCTCTCCCAGGCGGCCATGGATGCGGACCTGCCCCGCCAGCTGGGCCTGCGCACCCCGTGCGTGCCCGTGATCCGCACCCGTGGCATCGGCAAACGGGCGATGCGCAACAACGACGCCCTGCCGGCGATCGCGGTCAACCCCCAGACCTATGAGGTGACCGCCGACGGCGAGCTGCTCACCTGCGAGCCGGCCGAGGTGCTGCCGATGGCCCAGCGCTACAACCTCTTCTGA
- a CDS encoding urease accessory protein UreD — translation MARVVVLTASWQHADPGTLHPAGRPRAAVPAPDFCSRPDGAAPDVPAADGWQAAAELRFSRRRAASAPTLHQARCTAPLKVMRARQEPDGRCTLPLLHTAGGLVGGDQLGVDITLEAGSRALITSTAAQKVYGSIGLRLGTPDGRWARQRVRCRLEPGSDLEWLPQELVLYRNSLFEQRLELDLAEGASFLACDVVRLGRTAAGEGLGEGQWRSALEAQRRSESGRRWELVDRLALDAEAAAGLHGLDGQSVVGTLVWLAPQPLSGGDLAGLLERSRRDRGDLVGEMACGALDQGLIARYRGPSCRDARFWFTRLWRGIRAVRGLSEPEVPREWPFQEAPLEPAEADGG, via the coding sequence ATGGCGCGGGTCGTCGTGCTGACAGCCAGCTGGCAGCATGCGGATCCCGGCACCCTGCATCCTGCCGGCCGACCCCGAGCTGCGGTGCCCGCTCCCGACTTCTGCAGCCGGCCCGATGGGGCAGCGCCGGATGTGCCCGCGGCGGATGGCTGGCAGGCCGCGGCGGAGCTGCGCTTCAGCCGCCGGAGAGCAGCGTCGGCGCCCACCCTGCATCAGGCGCGCTGCACGGCGCCACTGAAGGTGATGCGGGCGCGGCAGGAACCGGACGGGCGCTGCACCCTGCCCCTGCTTCACACCGCAGGCGGCCTGGTGGGGGGCGATCAGCTGGGCGTGGACATCACGCTGGAGGCGGGCAGCCGCGCCCTGATCACCAGCACCGCGGCCCAGAAGGTCTACGGCAGCATCGGCCTGCGGCTGGGCACGCCCGATGGGCGCTGGGCCCGGCAGCGGGTGCGCTGCCGGCTGGAGCCCGGCAGCGACCTGGAATGGCTGCCCCAGGAGCTGGTGCTCTACCGCAACAGCCTGTTCGAGCAGCGGCTCGAGCTGGACCTGGCCGAGGGGGCCTCCTTCCTGGCCTGCGACGTGGTGCGCCTGGGCCGCACGGCGGCGGGGGAGGGGCTGGGAGAGGGCCAGTGGCGCTCCGCCCTCGAGGCGCAGCGGCGCAGCGAGTCCGGCCGGCGCTGGGAGCTGGTGGACCGGCTGGCGCTCGATGCGGAGGCCGCGGCCGGACTGCACGGCCTCGACGGTCAGAGCGTGGTGGGCACCCTGGTGTGGCTGGCACCGCAGCCACTGAGCGGCGGCGATCTCGCCGGCCTGCTGGAGCGGAGCCGACGGGATCGCGGCGACCTGGTGGGGGAGATGGCCTGCGGCGCCCTGGACCAGGGCCTGATCGCCCGCTACCGGGGACCCTCCTGCCGCGATGCCCGCTTCTGGTTCACCCGTCTGTGGCGGGGCATCCGTGCCGTCCGTGGGCTGAGCGAGCCGGAGGTGCCGCGGGAGTGGCCGTTTCAGGAGGCGCCTCTGGAGCCGGCGGAGGCTGACGGCGGCTGA
- the ureE gene encoding urease accessory protein UreE — protein sequence MPHPSPGSSAAVPVLTRRCARPDPPPSGRTDLRLALAADERTRLRGRRRCVEGTEVLLQLERTVPLRPGEWLGTGDGLLWVQVQAAIEPLLRVRGAPLALMRAAYHLGNRHVALEVTDTQLTLLADGVLEAMLQGLGVQVERSQGPFAPEPGAYGSAGLHSYRHPHSHSHAPVPPEPQP from the coding sequence ATGCCGCATCCCTCTCCCGGCTCGTCCGCCGCGGTGCCTGTGCTCACCCGGCGCTGTGCCCGCCCCGATCCGCCGCCGTCCGGTCGGACGGACCTTCGACTGGCTCTGGCCGCCGATGAGCGCACCCGCCTGCGGGGCCGGCGGCGGTGTGTGGAGGGCACCGAGGTGCTGCTGCAGCTGGAGCGAACCGTGCCGCTGCGGCCCGGCGAATGGCTCGGCACCGGCGACGGCCTCCTCTGGGTGCAGGTGCAGGCGGCGATCGAGCCGCTGCTGCGGGTGCGGGGTGCTCCCCTTGCGTTGATGCGGGCGGCTTACCACCTGGGCAATCGCCACGTGGCGCTGGAGGTGACCGACACCCAGCTGACCCTGCTGGCCGATGGCGTGCTCGAGGCGATGCTGCAGGGGCTGGGCGTGCAGGTGGAACGCAGCCAGGGCCCCTTCGCGCCGGAACCCGGCGCCTACGGCAGCGCTGGATTGCACAGCTACAGACATCCCCACAGCCACAGTCATGCCCCGGTGCCGCCGGAGCCGCAGCCATGA
- a CDS encoding circularly permuted type 2 ATP-grasp protein: MFNDYTPSRGYDEYFASVDEPRQTLTPLLSSLTAIGLERLVDNHAAASRLLRRLGATFRLNNSGERGGERILPFDPLPRLIGRTDWHRLEKGLLQRLEAIDRFLADVYGPQRILNDGVIPRQEVETSQGWRPAMQGFKPPLGVWCHISGLDLVRDGEGTWRVLEDNLRCPSGVAYFLENRRVMKRIFPSLFEGRRVQPIDDYPSHLLQTLQELCDWSDAPRVAVLTPGVFNSAYFEHSYLAQQMGVPLVEGRDLFCENDRVWMRSTDGPVAVDVLYRRIDDDFLDPKVFRSDSMLGIPGLMEVYARGRVAIANAPGTGIADDKLIYAFVPKMIRYYLDEEPILENVPTYLCDDEKDRLHVLAHLPELVVKSVAEAGGYGMLIGPHATEAEIALFADRIKANPRNYIAQPTLELSTVPSLCEGEIYPCHVDLRPYVLRGRSGWVSPGGLTRVALRRGSLVVNSSQGGGCKDTWVVEDH; this comes from the coding sequence ATGTTCAACGACTACACCCCCAGCAGGGGCTACGACGAATACTTCGCCAGCGTTGACGAGCCCCGGCAGACCCTCACCCCGCTGCTCTCCTCGCTCACGGCGATCGGCCTGGAGCGTTTGGTCGACAACCACGCCGCCGCGAGCCGGCTGCTGCGGCGCCTGGGAGCCACCTTCCGCCTCAACAACTCCGGCGAACGGGGCGGCGAGCGGATTCTTCCCTTCGATCCCCTGCCCCGGCTGATCGGGCGGACAGACTGGCATCGGTTGGAGAAGGGTCTGCTGCAGCGGCTGGAGGCCATCGACCGGTTTCTGGCCGACGTGTACGGACCGCAGCGGATCCTCAACGACGGCGTGATCCCCCGCCAGGAGGTGGAGACCTCCCAGGGCTGGCGGCCCGCGATGCAGGGCTTCAAGCCACCGCTGGGGGTCTGGTGCCACATCTCGGGCCTCGACCTGGTGCGGGACGGGGAGGGCACCTGGCGGGTTCTGGAGGACAACCTGCGCTGCCCCTCGGGCGTGGCCTATTTCCTCGAGAACCGGCGGGTGATGAAGAGGATCTTCCCCAGCCTGTTCGAGGGCCGCAGGGTGCAGCCCATCGACGATTACCCCTCCCATCTGCTGCAGACCCTGCAGGAGCTGTGCGACTGGAGCGACGCACCGCGCGTGGCCGTGCTGACACCGGGGGTGTTCAACAGCGCCTACTTCGAGCACAGCTATCTGGCCCAGCAGATGGGCGTGCCCCTCGTGGAGGGGCGGGATCTGTTCTGCGAGAACGACCGGGTCTGGATGCGCAGCACCGATGGCCCGGTGGCGGTGGATGTGCTCTACCGCCGCATCGATGACGATTTCCTCGACCCGAAGGTGTTCCGATCCGATTCGATGCTTGGTATTCCCGGCCTGATGGAGGTCTATGCCCGCGGCCGGGTGGCGATCGCCAACGCCCCGGGCACCGGCATCGCGGACGACAAGCTCATCTATGCCTTCGTTCCGAAGATGATCCGCTACTACCTCGACGAGGAGCCGATTCTGGAGAACGTGCCCACCTATCTCTGCGACGACGAGAAGGACCGCCTGCACGTGCTGGCCCATCTCCCCGAACTGGTGGTGAAATCCGTGGCCGAGGCCGGTGGATACGGCATGCTCATCGGGCCCCACGCCACGGAGGCCGAGATCGCCCTGTTCGCCGATCGCATCAAGGCCAACCCACGCAATTACATCGCCCAGCCCACGCTGGAACTCTCCACGGTTCCCTCCCTGTGTGAAGGGGAGATCTATCCCTGCCACGTGGATCTGCGCCCCTATGTGCTGCGGGGCCGCAGCGGCTGGGTCAGCCCCGGCGGCCTGACCCGGGTGGCCCTGCGGCGGGGCTCACTGGTGGTGAATTCCTCCCAGGGCGGCGGCTGCAAGGACACCTGGGTGGTGGAGGACCACTGA